The following are encoded together in the Ignavibacteriales bacterium genome:
- the dnaX gene encoding DNA polymerase III subunit gamma/tau, producing the protein MEEKKGYLVSARKYRPLKFADVVGQEHITKTLQNAITNKRIAHAYLFTGPRGVGKTTTARIFAKAINCENLIDGEPCNECAMCKSIGDNQSLDFIEIDGASNRGIDEIRTLRDSVKYAPTVGKYKVYIIDEVHMLTKESFNAFLKTLEEPPEHTIFIFATTDVHKVPLTIISRCQRFDFRRIQIDTIKNLLIKIAIDQKVSIDDKTLTIIAKKADGALRDAESLFDQVVSFCGNNVDSETVIQMLNLIDEEIYFDLTNAIIKKDFKAVFDITDKLYDNGWNFIDFMGGLIEHFRNVLTVIVTDSSKLIESAEIYKERYLEYSDKFSEADILRILNFLNQNQNDLKFSSSQKLKIEIILSHLVGFEKTELISNVIDNIQNSSSDSGSGNIVNEKPPEKFFASPKQEINQEKKAYYNTQKIITKKEALVKPINEFSNSVNVSSNNLTDIDGIINKWQGFTASVADEKYLSLGPFMHQLKILNVNGNKLEVKIDSEEGKDAIRFHSEYLTKKAFEVFGKRYSFSIGEEKQEKPLPKKETAVQNPSISNSGDPFIDLIKNELNGQEIE; encoded by the coding sequence ATGGAAGAAAAAAAAGGTTACCTGGTAAGTGCAAGAAAATACCGCCCGCTTAAATTTGCAGACGTTGTCGGACAGGAACACATTACAAAAACTTTACAGAATGCCATCACCAATAAAAGAATTGCTCATGCTTATTTGTTTACCGGTCCGAGGGGAGTGGGAAAAACTACAACAGCAAGAATTTTTGCAAAAGCGATCAACTGTGAAAATTTAATTGACGGTGAACCTTGTAATGAATGTGCAATGTGTAAATCAATCGGAGATAATCAATCGCTTGATTTTATAGAGATTGACGGTGCTTCAAACAGAGGGATAGATGAGATCAGGACACTGCGCGATTCCGTAAAATATGCCCCAACCGTCGGCAAGTACAAAGTTTATATCATAGACGAAGTTCACATGCTGACGAAAGAATCTTTCAACGCGTTCTTAAAAACACTTGAAGAACCTCCGGAACATACAATATTTATTTTTGCAACAACAGACGTTCACAAAGTTCCACTGACAATTATCTCCCGCTGCCAGCGTTTTGATTTCAGAAGAATTCAAATAGATACAATTAAAAATTTATTAATTAAAATTGCGATAGACCAAAAAGTATCTATTGACGATAAAACATTAACTATCATAGCCAAAAAAGCTGATGGAGCTTTACGAGATGCCGAAAGTCTTTTCGACCAAGTCGTTTCTTTTTGCGGCAATAATGTTGATTCGGAAACAGTGATTCAAATGCTTAATCTCATTGATGAGGAAATTTATTTTGATCTTACAAATGCAATAATTAAAAAAGATTTCAAAGCAGTTTTTGATATCACTGATAAATTATATGATAACGGCTGGAACTTTATTGATTTTATGGGCGGACTAATCGAACATTTCAGAAATGTTTTGACTGTCATTGTAACTGACTCATCAAAGTTGATTGAAAGCGCTGAAATTTATAAAGAGAGATACCTCGAATATTCGGATAAATTTTCTGAGGCTGATATTTTAAGAATATTAAATTTTCTAAATCAAAATCAGAATGACTTAAAATTCTCTTCGAGCCAAAAATTAAAAATTGAAATAATATTAAGTCATCTTGTCGGATTTGAAAAGACAGAGCTGATCAGCAATGTAATTGATAACATTCAAAACTCAAGTTCTGATTCTGGAAGTGGTAATATTGTAAATGAAAAACCCCCGGAAAAATTTTTCGCCTCTCCCAAACAGGAAATCAATCAGGAAAAAAAAGCTTATTATAACACGCAAAAAATTATAACTAAAAAAGAGGCTCTGGTAAAACCTATAAATGAATTTTCTAATTCCGTAAATGTATCTTCAAATAATTTGACAGATATTGACGGTATAATTAATAAGTGGCAGGGATTTACTGCATCGGTTGCGGATGAAAAATATTTATCGCTGGGACCTTTTATGCACCAACTGAAAATTCTGAACGTAAATGGAAATAAGCTTGAAGTTAAAATTGACAGCGAAGAGGGTAAGGACGCTATTCGATTTCATTCGGAATATTTAACCAAAAAAGCATTTGAAGTTTTTGGGAAAAGATATTCATTCAGCATTGGTGAGGAGAAACAAGAAAAACCACTCCCTAAAAAAGAAACCGCTGTTCAAAATCCAAGCATTTCTAATTCTGGCGATCCATTCATTGATCTAATAAAGAATGAGCTGAATGGACAGGAAATTGAATGA
- a CDS encoding GAF domain-containing protein, whose amino-acid sequence MEESLITNKALTLDEQYVLLENQIFSLLESNDKLISKLANFCAALKQSFEKISWVGFYFFDGEKLFLGPFQGKVACTNILIGKGVCGTAAKEKRTVIVPNVNEFPGHIICDAESKSEIVVPIVKDGALLAVLDVDSTELDAFSRTDQLYLQRLCSYLANNIFNKTTISF is encoded by the coding sequence ATGGAAGAATCATTGATTACAAATAAAGCGTTGACTTTAGATGAACAATATGTTCTTTTAGAAAATCAAATTTTTTCGCTGCTGGAGTCAAATGATAAATTAATTTCAAAACTCGCTAATTTTTGTGCAGCTTTAAAACAGTCGTTTGAAAAAATTAGCTGGGTAGGGTTTTATTTTTTTGACGGAGAAAAATTATTTCTTGGTCCGTTTCAGGGCAAAGTTGCCTGTACAAATATTTTGATCGGTAAAGGTGTCTGCGGAACCGCTGCTAAAGAAAAAAGGACAGTTATTGTACCAAATGTAAACGAATTTCCAGGACATATTATTTGCGATGCAGAATCAAAATCTGAAATTGTCGTTCCCATTGTTAAAGACGGTGCGCTGCTGGCTGTGCTGGATGTTGATAGCACTGAGTTGGATGCATTCAGCAGGACAGACCAATTATATTTACAGAGACTTTGCAGTTATTTAGCTAATAATATTTTTAATAAAACAACAATTTCATTTTAG
- the lon gene encoding endopeptidase La encodes MNKLKDKELLINKDQESIVDSIPEILPVLPLRDIVIFPYMIFPVLVGREQSIRAANFALEESKYIFLATQKKSSVEDPRAEDIYIDGTIAKIVQILKLPNGLIKILVDGLIQGRIISFTNKTEFFEAKIEVVISEAENDHEMDAMIRQMNQLFKDYVKISRNIPNETLTAFENIHEPDRKLFYVAANINQFVDVKQAILEKANLKEQYLEVIKILNSEIDILRIEKEIDNKVQENIAKTQRKFIIQEQIKILQDELGEDEDTSPEFIKIREQITKAKMPEEAHAKAIEEFNKLKKTPPMSPESTVIRNYLDWLTEVPCAERTKDNLDINHVQKILDEDHFGLEKPKERIVEHIAVLNLVKKMRGQILCFVGPPGVGKTSLGKSIARALGRKFVRISLGGVRDEAEIRGHRRTYIGSMPGKIVQSMKKAGTINPVMLLDEIDKMSMDFRGDPSSAMLEVLDPEQNHSFNDHYLEVDYDLSQVMFITTANLRYNIPLPLQDRMEIIELPGYLDFEKNEIAKRHIIPKQLKAHGLEDKKIKFEESAIKKIISDYTREAGVRNLEREIASICRKTARDIVVHESSNGKKKAIVDHIIDEIKVEEYLKTPRFRHQRHNKENRIGSVTGLAWTSVGGELLTVDVTIMNGAGKLNLTGQLGDVMKESAQAGLSYLRSNAKKLKINPDFFKGKEIHIHLPEGAIPKDGPSAGITMTMAMYSVISGRAASNDVAMTGEITLQGIVLPIGGLNEKLLAAKRSGISTVLIPKDNEIDLKEISPMVKEGMKIIPIGNIEDAIPYIFNDAKKGRNVSKTIAHKKNGKK; translated from the coding sequence TTGAACAAATTAAAAGATAAAGAATTACTAATTAACAAAGATCAGGAATCTATTGTTGATAGCATTCCGGAGATACTTCCGGTTTTGCCATTACGAGATATTGTAATTTTTCCGTATATGATTTTCCCCGTCCTTGTTGGAAGAGAGCAATCAATACGCGCAGCTAATTTTGCGCTCGAAGAATCTAAATATATTTTCCTTGCAACGCAGAAAAAATCAAGTGTTGAAGATCCACGCGCTGAGGATATTTATATTGATGGAACTATCGCAAAGATTGTGCAAATTCTAAAACTCCCTAACGGGTTGATTAAAATTTTAGTTGATGGATTGATCCAGGGAAGAATAATTTCTTTCACGAATAAGACTGAATTTTTTGAGGCTAAAATTGAGGTAGTCATTTCTGAAGCTGAAAATGACCACGAGATGGATGCGATGATCCGGCAGATGAATCAACTTTTTAAAGACTATGTAAAGATCAGTAGAAATATTCCGAATGAGACGCTGACTGCTTTCGAAAATATTCATGAACCCGATAGAAAACTTTTTTATGTCGCAGCAAACATAAATCAGTTTGTGGATGTAAAACAAGCTATCCTCGAAAAGGCTAATTTGAAAGAACAATACCTCGAAGTAATTAAAATCCTTAATTCAGAAATTGATATTTTGAGGATAGAGAAAGAAATTGATAACAAAGTTCAGGAAAACATTGCGAAAACTCAGCGAAAGTTTATTATTCAGGAACAAATAAAAATCCTTCAGGATGAACTTGGCGAAGATGAAGATACTTCACCGGAATTTATAAAAATCCGCGAGCAAATCACAAAAGCAAAAATGCCTGAAGAAGCTCATGCAAAAGCAATTGAAGAATTTAACAAGCTTAAAAAAACACCACCCATGTCGCCCGAATCAACTGTTATTCGAAATTATCTTGACTGGCTGACGGAGGTTCCATGTGCAGAAAGAACAAAAGATAATCTTGATATTAATCACGTTCAGAAAATTCTTGACGAGGATCATTTCGGTTTGGAAAAACCCAAAGAAAGAATTGTTGAGCACATAGCGGTTTTAAATCTTGTTAAAAAAATGCGAGGACAAATTTTATGTTTTGTCGGACCTCCCGGCGTTGGAAAAACTTCGCTTGGTAAATCAATTGCAAGAGCATTAGGCAGAAAATTTGTTCGCATAAGTCTTGGCGGTGTTCGTGATGAAGCCGAGATAAGAGGACATCGCCGAACCTACATCGGTTCAATGCCCGGAAAGATTGTTCAGTCCATGAAAAAAGCAGGCACAATAAATCCTGTTATGTTATTAGATGAAATAGATAAAATGAGTATGGATTTTCGCGGTGATCCTTCTTCGGCGATGCTTGAAGTTTTGGACCCCGAACAAAATCATTCATTTAACGACCATTACCTTGAAGTTGATTATGATCTTTCACAGGTAATGTTTATTACAACAGCTAATCTCCGTTATAATATACCCCTTCCTCTGCAGGATAGAATGGAGATCATTGAACTTCCCGGCTACCTTGATTTTGAAAAAAATGAAATCGCAAAAAGACATATTATCCCAAAGCAATTAAAGGCTCATGGTCTTGAAGATAAAAAAATTAAATTTGAAGAATCCGCAATCAAAAAAATAATTTCCGATTACACTCGTGAAGCAGGAGTTCGAAATCTTGAGCGCGAAATTGCTTCAATCTGTCGTAAAACAGCGCGGGATATCGTAGTTCACGAATCATCGAACGGTAAGAAAAAGGCAATCGTTGATCATATTATAGATGAGATCAAAGTAGAGGAATATCTCAAAACCCCCCGGTTCAGACATCAACGCCATAATAAAGAAAACAGGATTGGAAGTGTAACCGGATTAGCATGGACAAGTGTCGGCGGCGAATTGCTTACAGTTGATGTAACTATTATGAACGGTGCCGGTAAATTAAATTTGACCGGACAGCTCGGTGATGTGATGAAAGAATCGGCTCAAGCTGGATTAAGTTATCTAAGATCGAATGCGAAAAAATTAAAGATCAACCCTGATTTTTTTAAGGGGAAAGAAATTCATATTCACTTGCCCGAAGGGGCTATACCAAAGGATGGACCTTCAGCAGGAATTACAATGACAATGGCGATGTACTCCGTTATCAGCGGCAGGGCTGCTTCAAACGATGTGGCAATGACAGGTGAAATTACTTTACAAGGAATTGTTCTTCCAATTGGTGGTTTGAACGAAAAATTACTCGCTGCAAAACGTTCCGGAATTTCCACAGTGCTTATTCCAAAAGACAATGAAATTGATCTAAAAGAAATTTCTCCAATGGTAAAAGAAGGAATGAAAATCATTCCTATTGGTAATATTGAGGATGCTATACCATATATTTTTAACGATGCGAAAAAGGGAAGAAATGTTTCTAAGACTATCGCTCATAAAAAAAATGGTAAAAAGTAA
- a CDS encoding inositol monophosphatase → MITDIINISREAGSVIREGFGKHLQIEFKTNESNLVTQIDKAAEKIIVDFIKKKYPSHGIIAEESGEVNSRSEYGWVVDPLDGTTNFAHGLPIFSVSIGLRKNNQTIAGVVYDVIQNIVYSAELGAGSFADSKTIRVSKTDKLKRALLVTGFPYNISENPENAFERFTALTKSSRGMRRLGSAAIDFCYVANGVFDGFWEVFLNPWDLCAGKLILEEAGGLVTDFDGTKIDIFTPRILASNSVIHQQMIEILKL, encoded by the coding sequence ATGATTACTGACATAATAAATATTTCGCGCGAAGCAGGAAGTGTAATTCGTGAAGGATTTGGAAAACATCTTCAAATTGAATTCAAAACGAATGAATCAAATCTTGTTACACAGATAGATAAAGCAGCAGAAAAAATTATTGTTGATTTTATTAAGAAGAAATATCCCTCGCACGGAATAATTGCCGAAGAAAGTGGTGAAGTAAATTCTCGAAGCGAGTATGGTTGGGTGGTTGATCCACTTGATGGTACTACAAATTTTGCACACGGACTACCAATTTTTTCTGTATCTATCGGGCTGAGAAAAAATAATCAGACCATCGCAGGTGTTGTGTATGATGTTATACAAAATATAGTTTACTCTGCAGAACTCGGTGCAGGATCTTTTGCAGATTCAAAAACAATCCGGGTTAGTAAAACAGATAAACTTAAGCGGGCTTTGCTAGTAACAGGATTTCCATATAACATTTCCGAAAATCCTGAAAATGCATTTGAAAGATTTACGGCTTTAACTAAATCCTCGCGGGGGATGAGGCGGCTTGGTTCGGCAGCAATTGATTTTTGTTATGTTGCCAACGGTGTGTTTGACGGATTCTGGGAAGTGTTCCTGAATCCGTGGGATTTGTGCGCAGGCAAATTAATCCTTGAAGAGGCAGGGGGACTCGTTACAGATTTCGATGGAACTAAAATTGATATTTTCACTCCAAGAATTCTCGCAAGCAATTCAGTAATACATCAACAGATGATAGAAATATTAAAATTGTAG
- a CDS encoding long-chain fatty acid--CoA ligase, with the protein MAILKACKTIPELFEFLTDDYGIKNPEKFIISRKVNGKYAGITYAELKEQTRSFAFGLTELGIGKGDKVAILSENRPEWVYADFAILGLGAVDVPLYPSLTSDSVEFILNNSEAKGIIVSTKLQLTKLLKIKDKCRYLNFIVLLNEKDKTETKNLHTFSEVQNLGNNLRANHPDFFKDSLKLAKENDLCTIIYTSGTTGEPKGVMLSHKNILSNVNSALATYPIAKDDIFLSFLPLCHIFERMGGFYTAFAAGATVYYAESIESVAQNLIEVKPTLMTTVPRLFERIYSKIIKNVESQPAKKQKIFFWALEIGRDYAKAKRNKNVPLTLNLKHALADKLVFQKIREKTGGRLKFFISGGAALSRDLGEFFEAAGIIILEGYGLTESSPVISANKLDDYKFGSVGKPFSNVEVKIASDGEILARGPNIMQGYYKNKKETDETIIDGWLHTGDIGVFDAEGFLVITDRKKHLFKTSAGKYIAPTPIESMFLASKYIDQFVLIGDRRMFLTALIVPDFEALKEYADSHNIAYKKVEDLTKDEEIYKLLDNEMDHFQKKLANYERVRKFALLDQPFSIESGEITPKLSVKRKFVEERYKNIIDTMYQSLER; encoded by the coding sequence ATGGCAATACTAAAAGCCTGCAAAACCATCCCTGAACTTTTTGAATTTCTCACCGACGATTACGGTATTAAGAATCCTGAAAAATTTATCATCTCTCGTAAAGTGAATGGTAAATATGCTGGTATTACCTACGCTGAATTAAAAGAGCAGACCAGAAGTTTTGCCTTTGGTTTAACAGAACTTGGAATTGGTAAAGGCGACAAAGTAGCGATACTTTCAGAAAACAGACCTGAATGGGTTTATGCGGACTTTGCGATTCTTGGCTTAGGTGCGGTTGATGTTCCCCTCTACCCTTCCCTTACTTCTGATTCAGTTGAATTTATTTTGAATAATTCCGAAGCAAAAGGAATAATCGTTTCAACTAAACTTCAATTGACAAAGCTATTAAAGATAAAAGACAAGTGCCGCTACTTAAATTTTATTGTCCTGCTTAATGAAAAAGACAAAACAGAAACAAAAAATCTTCATACATTTTCCGAAGTTCAAAATCTTGGTAATAATTTAAGAGCGAACCACCCTGATTTTTTTAAGGATAGCTTGAAGCTTGCAAAGGAAAATGATCTTTGTACCATAATTTATACTTCGGGCACAACAGGAGAACCAAAGGGCGTGATGCTCTCACACAAAAATATTTTATCAAATGTAAATTCCGCACTCGCAACATACCCGATAGCAAAAGATGATATATTCTTATCCTTTCTGCCGCTCTGCCATATTTTCGAAAGGATGGGGGGATTCTACACTGCCTTTGCCGCCGGTGCTACAGTCTATTATGCTGAAAGTATTGAGTCTGTTGCACAAAACCTTATCGAAGTAAAACCGACTTTGATGACAACCGTGCCAAGACTTTTTGAGAGGATCTATTCAAAAATTATTAAGAACGTTGAAAGCCAGCCTGCTAAGAAGCAAAAAATATTTTTCTGGGCGTTGGAAATTGGCAGGGACTATGCAAAAGCAAAAAGAAATAAAAATGTTCCCCTCACACTCAATTTAAAGCATGCACTTGCAGATAAATTAGTCTTTCAAAAAATAAGAGAGAAAACAGGCGGCAGATTGAAGTTTTTTATTTCAGGCGGAGCTGCACTTTCTCGGGACCTTGGCGAATTCTTTGAGGCAGCAGGGATTATTATCCTTGAAGGATATGGCTTAACTGAATCCTCACCTGTTATTTCTGCGAACAAACTTGATGACTATAAATTTGGTTCAGTTGGAAAACCGTTTTCGAATGTAGAGGTGAAGATTGCCTCCGATGGTGAAATTCTCGCACGAGGTCCAAATATTATGCAAGGTTATTACAAGAATAAAAAAGAAACGGACGAAACTATAATAGATGGATGGCTGCACACTGGCGATATAGGTGTGTTTGATGCAGAAGGATTTTTAGTGATCACCGATAGAAAGAAACATCTCTTTAAAACTTCAGCAGGTAAATATATTGCCCCTACCCCGATAGAAAGTATGTTCCTTGCAAGCAAATATATTGATCAGTTTGTTCTTATCGGCGATAGAAGAATGTTTTTAACTGCATTAATCGTTCCTGATTTTGAGGCATTAAAAGAATATGCAGATTCACACAACATTGCTTACAAAAAGGTTGAGGACCTGACCAAAGATGAAGAGATTTACAAACTCCTTGACAATGAAATGGATCATTTCCAGAAAAAACTGGCAAACTACGAACGTGTTAGAAAGTTCGCTCTACTCGATCAACCGTTCAGTATTGAATCAGGCGAGATAACACCCAAACTTAGTGTGAAAAGGAAATTTGTCGAAGAGCGGTACAAAAATATAATTGATACAATGTACCAGAGTTTGGAGAGATAA
- a CDS encoding T9SS type A sorting domain-containing protein produces the protein MIRAILFDSSGVNYYSDHVKPIINFQPVLTTNNFNLEWNFTVDHDYSSFSTYINVNFIDSVLMFSHYSNGDSTFNNPTTLAVNLPNSSNYSISYVLDSTLMKNEYNFYYKIYAVDEGIVPEYSTKPDTGYYELAYNPNPVSTETNANTIIEYSLKQNYPNPFNPSTAISFSIPERSFVTLKIYDILGREVAELVNEELETGNFEKTFEASTLSSGVYIYRISAMKDGKILFNESRQMLLIK, from the coding sequence ATGATTCGTGCAATACTCTTCGATTCTTCTGGTGTTAATTATTATTCTGATCATGTCAAACCGATAATAAATTTTCAACCTGTACTGACCACCAATAATTTCAACTTGGAGTGGAACTTTACTGTTGATCATGATTACAGTTCCTTTAGCACCTATATAAATGTAAATTTTATAGACTCAGTTCTGATGTTTAGCCATTATTCAAATGGAGATTCCACATTTAATAATCCAACTACTCTCGCTGTGAATTTGCCAAATTCCAGTAATTACTCTATTTCTTATGTATTAGATTCAACCCTGATGAAAAACGAATATAACTTTTATTATAAAATTTATGCGGTTGATGAAGGAATAGTCCCGGAATATTCAACGAAGCCAGACACAGGATATTATGAGCTTGCCTACAACCCTAATCCCGTTTCAACCGAAACAAATGCTAATACGATAATCGAATATTCATTAAAACAAAACTACCCCAACCCTTTTAATCCAAGCACAGCAATCAGCTTCTCAATTCCAGAGAGGAGTTTTGTAACACTAAAAATTTATGATATTCTTGGTAGAGAAGTAGCAGAACTTGTAAATGAAGAACTTGAAACAGGAAACTTCGAAAAAACATTTGAAGCAAGCACTCTTTCAAGCGGAGTTTACATTTACAGAATCTCAGCAATGAAAGATGGAAAAATTCTTTTCAATGAATCCAGGCAGATGCTGCTAATAAAATGA
- a CDS encoding PKD domain-containing protein — translation MIRKLLVLLVVLLAGMQPKIWGQIQDRCGSMEVLDRLMKEDPTLKDRMQQIEMDMQNRIISGEGQFTGGVIRQIPVVVHVVYKTTAQNISDAQVQSQITVLNEDYRKMFGTNGYNTNPVGADTEIEFYLATTDPNGNPTNGITRTLTTVTSFSTNDNVKRTANGGIDPWDPAHYLNLWVCNLGSGLLGYAQFPGGPSATDGVVCLYSAFGTTGTINPPFHLGRTATHEIGHYLNLYHTFQGGCSAPGDYCDDTPFVSAPNYGCPTGHVSCSSVDMIENYMDYTDDACMNIFTINQSSRENATLDGTRSTLWTTGGGGGTNPVAVANGPYAGIEGTAINFSSTGSNDPDGSIVGYLWNFGDGNTSTSANPSYTYAAAGTYNVSLTVTDNDGFTGTANTTATISTVGGNPVVIYSEGFELAGSEVPGANWSSSDLNGTSGLDYWGDQSSGAKIHSGSWSVYCADFSNKAGQSYDNNMNTYATKLTGLGVSGYTGVEFSFWLYYKTKNSADYVAFEYQNSSGTWVEAQRWSGTGGTTWSQKVFTLTGFTTFSFRFRFFSNGSGLSEGAYFDDIELSGVPARFGENVLADQEQQVIEKQFGRHFIQASLNKSEMKPAEELVNDFYSLNDDEVTLNKPVESITEYKLSNYPNPFNPSTVIRYEIPAETHVSLKVYDILGNEVANLVDETMSVGSYNAVFDAADLAGGVYIYRLATGNFIETKKMLLVK, via the coding sequence GTGATACGTAAACTACTCGTTCTTTTAGTAGTTCTCTTGGCAGGAATGCAGCCAAAAATCTGGGGTCAAATTCAAGATCGATGCGGAAGCATGGAAGTTCTTGATCGTTTGATGAAAGAAGATCCGACTCTTAAAGATCGGATGCAGCAAATTGAAATGGACATGCAAAATCGAATTATTTCCGGGGAAGGGCAATTCACCGGCGGTGTGATTCGCCAGATTCCGGTTGTCGTGCATGTCGTTTATAAAACTACTGCACAGAATATTTCTGATGCTCAAGTTCAATCTCAAATTACAGTATTGAACGAAGACTACAGAAAAATGTTTGGCACAAATGGTTATAACACAAATCCGGTTGGTGCAGATACCGAAATAGAATTTTATCTTGCAACTACTGATCCGAACGGCAATCCAACAAATGGAATTACCAGAACTTTAACCACAGTTACTTCTTTCTCCACAAATGACAATGTTAAAAGAACAGCAAACGGTGGAATTGACCCTTGGGATCCTGCTCATTATCTAAATCTCTGGGTTTGTAATCTCGGTAGTGGTTTACTAGGATATGCTCAATTTCCCGGCGGACCTTCAGCAACAGATGGTGTTGTTTGTCTTTACTCAGCGTTCGGTACTACCGGCACAATTAACCCTCCTTTTCATCTTGGAAGAACAGCTACTCATGAAATCGGACATTATTTAAATTTATATCACACGTTTCAAGGCGGCTGCTCAGCACCCGGTGATTACTGCGATGATACTCCATTCGTAAGTGCTCCAAACTATGGCTGTCCAACCGGTCACGTTTCCTGCAGTTCAGTTGATATGATTGAAAACTATATGGATTACACAGACGATGCTTGCATGAATATTTTTACGATCAATCAATCAAGCAGAGAGAATGCTACTCTTGATGGAACAAGATCAACATTATGGACAACAGGCGGTGGTGGTGGAACAAATCCCGTTGCAGTTGCTAATGGACCGTACGCAGGAATCGAAGGAACAGCAATAAATTTCAGCAGCACCGGAAGCAACGATCCTGATGGTTCTATCGTTGGTTATTTATGGAATTTTGGAGATGGGAATACCAGCACATCAGCTAACCCCTCCTATACCTATGCTGCAGCGGGAACTTATAATGTAAGTTTAACCGTTACAGATAACGATGGATTCACCGGTACCGCGAATACAACGGCAACTATCTCTACAGTAGGCGGAAATCCCGTAGTAATTTACAGCGAAGGATTTGAATTAGCTGGCAGCGAAGTTCCCGGAGCTAATTGGAGTTCATCCGATTTAAACGGAACAAGCGGATTAGATTATTGGGGCGATCAAAGCAGCGGCGCTAAAATTCATTCCGGAAGCTGGAGTGTTTATTGTGCTGACTTTAGCAATAAAGCAGGTCAGTCTTATGATAACAATATGAACACTTACGCAACCAAACTAACCGGTCTTGGCGTTAGCGGATACACAGGGGTTGAGTTCAGTTTCTGGTTATATTACAAAACGAAAAACTCAGCTGACTATGTAGCTTTTGAATATCAGAATTCTTCAGGCACGTGGGTGGAAGCACAAAGATGGTCTGGAACAGGTGGAACAACATGGTCACAAAAAGTATTTACCTTGACAGGCTTCACTACATTTAGTTTCAGATTTAGATTTTTCTCAAACGGCAGCGGTTTAAGTGAAGGCGCTTACTTTGATGACATCGAACTCTCCGGTGTACCTGCACGATTTGGCGAAAATGTTTTAGCTGATCAGGAACAACAGGTAATTGAAAAACAATTCGGCAGACATTTCATTCAAGCTTCTTTAAATAAAAGCGAAATGAAACCGGCTGAAGAATTAGTAAATGACTTCTATTCATTAAACGATGATGAAGTTACATTGAATAAACCCGTTGAGTCAATCACTGAATATAAACTTTCAAATTATCCAAATCCGTTTAACCCTTCAACGGTGATTAGATATGAAATTCCTGCAGAAACTCACGTTTCGTTAAAAGTATATGACATACTTGGAAATGAAGTTGCAAATCTTGTTGATGAAACCATGTCAGTTGGATCGTACAACGCAGTTTTCGATGCTGCCGATCTTGCCGGCGGAGTTTATATCTACAGATTAGCCACAGGCAATTTTATTGAAACTAAGAAAATGCTTTTAGTGAAATAA
- the lptB gene encoding LPS export ABC transporter ATP-binding protein has product MTANSVTLRSDNLVKIYKKRIVVNKASIKVSKGEIVGLLGPNGAGKTTTFYMITGMIKPDKGKVFLDDKEITKVPMYKRARMGIGYLPQEASIFRRLSVEDNLLAVLEMTKLTKKERLTKCDKLLDELSISSLRKSKGFQLSGGERRRTEIARALATDPSFILLDEPFAGVDPIAVEDIMVIVANLKNRGIGVLITDHNVHETLSIVDNGYILINGIIFKQGDSETLANDEEVRKLYLGEKFKLDRY; this is encoded by the coding sequence CAAAGCAAGCATTAAAGTTTCCAAGGGGGAGATAGTTGGTTTGCTTGGACCAAACGGTGCAGGTAAAACCACTACCTTTTACATGATCACGGGAATGATAAAACCGGATAAAGGAAAAGTTTTTCTCGATGATAAAGAAATAACTAAAGTACCGATGTACAAACGTGCTCGAATGGGTATTGGTTATCTGCCTCAGGAGGCATCCATCTTCCGCAGATTAAGCGTTGAAGATAACCTGCTCGCCGTACTTGAGATGACTAAGCTTACTAAAAAAGAACGACTTACCAAGTGTGATAAACTTCTCGATGAGCTGTCAATTTCATCATTACGAAAAAGCAAGGGCTTCCAGCTTAGCGGTGGCGAAAGAAGACGCACAGAAATTGCACGTGCACTTGCCACCGATCCAAGTTTTATTTTACTTGACGAACCCTTTGCCGGTGTTGATCCGATAGCGGTCGAAGATATTATGGTAATTGTGGCGAACCTGAAGAACAGAGGTATCGGCGTATTGATCACAGATCACAACGTACACGAGACTTTGAGTATAGTTGATAACGGATATATTTTAATCAATGGTATTATCTTCAAACAGGGTGATTCGGAGACTCTTGCCAATGATGAGGAAGTTAGAAAATTATACCTCGGTGAAAAATTCAAACTTGATCGTTACTAA